One part of the Aestuariirhabdus litorea genome encodes these proteins:
- a CDS encoding DUF2782 domain-containing protein translates to MRPLLLASLLTVSTLFTGAQALAEERGEIRPDTEVVIHEQKDKTIYEYSNNGFVYAYKVVPKGGGTPYYLIAADNEGNFFRSDDVGALTPNRMAIPSWKIIEW, encoded by the coding sequence ATGAGACCTTTGTTGCTGGCATCACTGTTAACGGTTTCCACCCTGTTCACGGGTGCCCAGGCGCTTGCCGAAGAGCGCGGTGAAATCCGCCCTGATACCGAGGTGGTGATCCACGAGCAGAAGGACAAAACCATTTATGAGTACAGTAACAACGGTTTTGTCTACGCCTACAAAGTGGTCCCCAAAGGGGGTGGCACGCCCTACTACCTGATCGCGGCCGACAACGAAGGCAACTTCTTCCGCTCCGATGACGTCGGCGCGCTGACTCCCAACCGGATGGCGATCCCCTCCTGGAAAATTATTGAGTGGTAG
- a CDS encoding endonuclease/exonuclease/phosphatase family protein: protein MEPANPFVQYHGGVRRAHCERLPPPLPHQRYGEGKPLRLLSFNVQVGNSTRHYRHYLTRCWQHLLPHSQRLGALQQIAGLLRHYDLVALQEVDGGSLRSGYLNQIEYLAQQGGFPYWYQQLNRNMGRLAQHSNGLLSRLEPESLEDHKLPGLIPGRGAIVSRYRIGDNQLLVVMMHLSLSRRSRNRQLGYVRELMSDASHTVLMGDMNAPAVRLLERSPLEGCGLLAAHNGMPTFPSWRPTRDLDHILVSPGICVDKVDVLDFPLSDHLPVALELRLATPAAEEGWATG from the coding sequence GTGGAGCCCGCTAACCCCTTTGTCCAATATCATGGAGGTGTGCGCCGTGCCCACTGCGAACGGTTGCCTCCGCCCCTGCCCCACCAGCGTTACGGAGAGGGTAAACCCCTTCGCCTGCTGAGTTTCAATGTGCAGGTAGGAAACAGTACCCGTCACTACCGGCACTACCTGACCCGCTGCTGGCAGCACTTGCTGCCCCACAGCCAACGACTCGGTGCACTGCAGCAGATTGCCGGTCTCCTGCGCCACTACGATCTGGTGGCCCTGCAGGAGGTGGATGGGGGGAGCTTGCGCAGTGGTTACCTGAACCAGATTGAGTACCTGGCCCAGCAGGGGGGCTTCCCCTACTGGTACCAGCAGTTGAACCGGAATATGGGCCGCCTGGCCCAGCACAGTAACGGTCTGCTTAGCCGCCTCGAGCCTGAAAGCCTGGAGGATCATAAGCTGCCAGGCCTGATTCCAGGGCGTGGAGCCATCGTCAGTCGCTATCGTATCGGGGACAACCAGCTGCTGGTGGTGATGATGCACCTTTCACTCAGCCGCCGCAGTCGCAACCGGCAGTTGGGCTATGTTCGGGAGTTGATGAGCGATGCTTCCCACACGGTCCTGATGGGGGATATGAATGCGCCGGCGGTGAGACTGCTGGAGCGCTCCCCGCTGGAGGGGTGCGGTCTGCTGGCTGCCCACAACGGCATGCCCACCTTTCCCAGCTGGCGTCCTACCCGGGACCTCGATCATATTCTGGTAAGCCCTGGCATCTGCGTGGATAAGGTGGATGTCCTCGATTTTCCCCTGTCGGATCATCTGCCGGTTGCGCTGGAGCTGCGGCTGGCAACGCCCGCTGCAGAAGAGGGCTGGGCAACAGGATAG
- a CDS encoding thiol:disulfide interchange protein DsbA/DsbL: MTKLLRRVLMMLCFLPLMANAESFQEGVHYERLPQAVPTSNPAQVEVTEMFWYGCPHCYNLEPSIVPWSKALPEGAYFVKTPAMFSAIWKTHAQLYYAVNALKLGEEVHAAIFDAYHQMGNQLDTPEKMAAFLKPYGISAEQFNSAFNSFGVKNQMQQAFAKARGYQIRGVPAIIVNGKYRVTGQTAGSNAKMLEVTSYLVERELKARQ; the protein is encoded by the coding sequence ATGACCAAGCTGCTGCGCCGAGTACTGATGATGCTCTGCTTTTTACCGCTGATGGCGAATGCCGAGAGCTTCCAGGAGGGGGTTCACTATGAACGCTTGCCGCAGGCCGTACCCACCTCGAACCCTGCACAGGTCGAGGTAACAGAGATGTTTTGGTACGGTTGCCCCCACTGCTACAATCTGGAGCCCTCCATCGTGCCCTGGAGTAAAGCGTTGCCCGAGGGCGCCTATTTTGTAAAAACCCCGGCCATGTTTTCCGCCATCTGGAAAACCCATGCCCAGCTCTATTACGCGGTCAATGCGTTGAAACTGGGTGAGGAGGTGCATGCGGCGATCTTTGATGCCTACCACCAGATGGGGAATCAGCTGGACACGCCCGAGAAGATGGCGGCTTTCCTAAAGCCTTACGGTATCAGTGCCGAGCAGTTCAACAGTGCGTTCAACTCCTTTGGTGTTAAAAACCAGATGCAGCAGGCCTTTGCCAAGGCGCGTGGATACCAGATCCGTGGTGTCCCCGCTATTATTGTTAACGGCAAGTACCGGGTGACCGGACAAACCGCTGGCAGTAATGCCAAAATGCTGGAGGTCACCTCCTACCTGGTTGAGCGGGAACTCAAAGCTCGCCAGTAG
- the yihA gene encoding ribosome biogenesis GTP-binding protein YihA/YsxC, protein MAESPENRLPAPDYRAASYLKSSPTLALCPPDQGLEVAFAGRSNAGKSSALNALTESSKLARTSKTPGRTQMINFFELDQYRRLVDLPGYGYAKVPEAMKIEWQKHLDEYLSGRQSLCGIVLLMDIRHPLKEFDLTLLNWAHSCQLPAHILLTKADKLKYGAAQKALMEVRKHCKAMPAVSVQCFSAPKGTGIPELTRQLNQWFSADFGLEETEEG, encoded by the coding sequence ATGGCTGAGAGTCCAGAGAACAGATTACCGGCACCCGACTATCGAGCCGCCAGCTACCTCAAAAGCTCGCCAACCCTTGCCCTGTGCCCGCCGGACCAGGGTTTGGAGGTCGCCTTTGCCGGTCGCTCCAATGCTGGCAAGAGCAGCGCGCTCAATGCGCTGACCGAATCCAGCAAGCTGGCCAGAACCAGCAAAACCCCAGGCCGCACGCAAATGATCAACTTCTTTGAGCTTGATCAATATAGACGGCTGGTTGACCTGCCGGGCTATGGCTACGCCAAGGTGCCCGAAGCGATGAAGATCGAGTGGCAAAAGCACCTCGACGAGTACCTTAGCGGCCGCCAGAGCCTGTGCGGTATCGTGCTGCTGATGGATATCCGCCACCCCCTCAAAGAGTTCGACCTCACGCTGCTGAACTGGGCCCATAGCTGCCAGTTACCGGCCCATATCCTGCTGACCAAGGCGGACAAGCTTAAGTACGGCGCGGCGCAAAAGGCATTGATGGAGGTGCGCAAACACTGCAAGGCAATGCCGGCAGTTTCGGTGCAGTGCTTTTCCGCCCCCAAGGGCACCGGGATTCCCGAGTTGACGCGCCAGCTGAACCAGTGGTTCAGCGCCGATTTCGGGCTCGAGGAGACGGAGGAGGGCTGA
- a CDS encoding NUDIX domain-containing protein, which translates to MFRVGILGSAFDPPTRGHIDLLQQAAPEFDRILLVPSARHAFGKRCQPMSHRIAMLEALLDPLSLDCELEICTLEQHMAERSEQPVYTYDLMEALEQQLIPSHPDLRLCFIRGPDNAHPKVWSKFHRAQEIEQRWQLFTAEERTPVRSTSVRELLGQAGDPDPQALRALVPDAIADYLLAHHLYRPSLLAREPAYGDGDVRLIRRERCYDGFFKMDRYHLQHRRFEGGWTPPLSRELFHRTKAVAMLPVDLHRRRVVLVEQFRIGAYAAGLSPWMLEIVAGILEEGESPAQLVKREALEEAGLEVKTLIPICEYLPSPGGSSEELEVFCGLVDASAAGGLHGLEEEGEDIRVHSISIDQALALLQAGELNNAATIIALQWLQLNLDRLLKEYRP; encoded by the coding sequence ATGTTTCGTGTCGGCATACTGGGCTCAGCTTTCGACCCTCCCACGCGCGGCCATATCGACCTACTGCAGCAGGCCGCGCCCGAGTTTGATCGCATTCTGCTGGTTCCCAGCGCCCGCCACGCCTTCGGCAAGCGCTGCCAGCCCATGTCGCACCGGATCGCCATGCTGGAGGCGCTACTGGACCCCCTCTCCCTGGACTGCGAACTGGAGATCTGTACCCTAGAGCAACACATGGCCGAGCGCAGTGAGCAGCCGGTCTATACCTACGACCTGATGGAGGCGCTGGAGCAGCAGCTGATCCCGAGCCACCCCGACCTCCGACTTTGCTTTATTCGCGGCCCTGACAATGCCCACCCCAAGGTCTGGAGCAAGTTTCACCGGGCGCAGGAGATCGAGCAGCGCTGGCAACTCTTCACCGCCGAGGAGCGCACTCCGGTCCGCAGCACCTCGGTCCGCGAGCTGCTGGGTCAGGCGGGAGACCCGGACCCCCAGGCCCTGCGCGCACTGGTCCCCGATGCCATCGCTGACTATCTGCTGGCCCACCACCTCTATCGCCCCTCACTGCTGGCCCGCGAACCCGCCTATGGCGATGGGGATGTGCGCCTGATCAGGCGCGAGCGCTGCTACGACGGCTTTTTCAAGATGGACCGTTACCACCTTCAGCACCGGCGTTTCGAGGGCGGATGGACGCCCCCCCTCAGCCGCGAACTGTTCCACCGCACCAAAGCGGTTGCGATGTTACCGGTTGATCTTCATCGGCGCAGGGTGGTGCTGGTCGAGCAGTTCCGTATCGGGGCCTACGCCGCCGGTTTATCCCCCTGGATGCTGGAGATCGTGGCCGGCATTCTGGAGGAGGGGGAGAGTCCCGCGCAACTGGTCAAGCGTGAAGCCCTTGAAGAGGCTGGCCTGGAGGTAAAGACCCTCATCCCCATCTGTGAATACCTCCCCAGTCCGGGCGGCAGCTCCGAGGAGCTCGAGGTGTTCTGTGGCCTGGTGGACGCCAGTGCCGCCGGCGGCCTGCACGGACTGGAGGAGGAGGGCGAGGATATCCGGGTACACTCGATCAGCATTGACCAGGCCCTGGCACTGCTGCAGGCGGGGGAGCTCAACAACGCCGCCACCATCATTGCCCTGCAGTGGCTACAACTGAACCTCGACCGCCTGCTCAAGGAGTACCGCCCGTGA
- a CDS encoding GGDEF domain-containing protein, producing the protein MIDESNGSADRWRSKYLKSLDERDRLEAEMQERIDQLRKTLLVVMLVCQGIDVELDSRIKELADQMRGESHNLNLGQLVDQVQQRANVVLNRKDLEQLRGCLALLLEQLKSCDIDRALQKRLSKEEKELRKTLQGYVDLPPLLNKLADHQRDVLSQVAKLEEGSEDTPFWRRLLGGARDEPREVSEPGETPVTEMDLDLDPEAESNVTEIAQEAIRDSEPQDNDADKEQPALADGEAPIEAEAETAEEPPAAAEETPTPMMDFSLLSHHVGSTLMELLGQLPVPERVVPESDRLKGNIVSGITWYELVPNLETLNRIVLATVGQSRDEFENYLKLMHDRLADFQSRAGLVRDGMARARGSNERLDASLREDIDRLQRSVSEATDLELLKLDVGERLDTILQAVETHREEVAEADLSSKLEQLTSRMASMEQETKQLKASLSRERARATQDRLTGLPNRLAYESRFNNEYARWKRYREPLVFAVADIDLFKSVNDRFGHLAGDKLLRIFARQLQKNLREVDFIARYGGEEFVILMPNTTLEEGRKVVEKVRVAIETTPLHYKSSALTITASFGVTELCENDSVASVFERADKALYQAKEAGRNQVCVATG; encoded by the coding sequence GTGATCGATGAGAGTAATGGCAGCGCTGATCGTTGGCGCAGTAAATATCTGAAAAGTCTGGATGAGCGTGACCGTCTCGAGGCGGAGATGCAGGAGCGGATCGACCAACTGCGTAAAACGCTGCTGGTGGTGATGCTGGTGTGTCAGGGCATCGATGTTGAGCTGGATAGCCGCATCAAGGAGTTGGCCGACCAGATGCGGGGAGAGAGTCATAACCTGAACTTGGGCCAGCTGGTCGATCAGGTGCAACAGCGTGCCAATGTTGTGCTTAACCGCAAGGACCTGGAGCAGTTGCGTGGCTGTCTGGCACTGTTGTTGGAGCAACTGAAAAGCTGTGATATCGACCGCGCGCTGCAGAAGCGGCTCTCAAAAGAGGAGAAGGAGCTGCGTAAAACCCTGCAGGGCTATGTCGACCTTCCTCCCCTATTGAATAAGCTGGCGGACCACCAGCGGGACGTTCTTAGCCAGGTGGCGAAGTTGGAAGAGGGATCGGAGGATACCCCGTTCTGGCGGCGACTGCTGGGCGGCGCACGGGACGAGCCCAGGGAGGTGAGCGAGCCGGGGGAGACTCCTGTTACTGAGATGGATCTGGATCTGGATCCTGAGGCTGAAAGCAACGTTACCGAAATCGCGCAGGAGGCGATCAGGGACAGCGAGCCGCAGGATAACGACGCCGATAAAGAGCAACCTGCCCTGGCCGATGGCGAGGCGCCTATTGAGGCGGAGGCGGAGACGGCTGAAGAACCACCAGCGGCGGCAGAAGAGACGCCAACGCCAATGATGGACTTTTCCCTGCTCTCCCACCATGTAGGATCGACCCTGATGGAGCTGCTGGGGCAGTTGCCGGTGCCGGAGCGGGTGGTGCCGGAGAGCGACCGGCTCAAGGGCAATATTGTCAGCGGTATCACCTGGTATGAGCTGGTACCGAACCTGGAAACCCTCAACCGCATTGTGCTGGCTACGGTGGGCCAGAGCCGGGACGAGTTTGAAAACTACCTCAAGCTGATGCATGACCGCCTGGCCGACTTCCAGTCCCGGGCTGGCCTGGTGCGCGATGGTATGGCGCGAGCCCGGGGCAGTAATGAGCGCCTCGACGCCAGCCTGCGGGAAGACATCGACCGCCTGCAACGATCGGTCAGTGAAGCCACTGACCTGGAGCTCCTGAAGCTGGATGTGGGGGAGCGCCTGGACACCATCCTGCAGGCGGTGGAGACCCACCGCGAGGAGGTAGCCGAAGCGGATCTTTCCAGTAAGCTGGAGCAGCTGACCAGTCGCATGGCATCGATGGAGCAGGAGACCAAACAGCTGAAAGCCAGCCTTTCCCGTGAGCGTGCGCGGGCGACCCAGGACCGTCTTACCGGCCTGCCCAACCGGCTGGCCTATGAGTCGCGGTTCAACAACGAGTATGCCCGCTGGAAGCGCTACCGGGAGCCGCTGGTGTTTGCGGTGGCGGATATCGATCTGTTCAAGAGCGTTAACGACCGTTTTGGGCATCTGGCCGGGGACAAGTTACTGCGTATCTTTGCCCGCCAACTGCAGAAAAACCTGCGCGAGGTGGATTTTATTGCCCGCTATGGTGGCGAGGAGTTTGTGATCCTGATGCCCAACACAACGCTGGAGGAGGGGCGCAAGGTCGTGGAAAAGGTGCGAGTCGCCATCGAAACCACACCGCTGCACTATAAATCATCCGCCCTGACCATCACCGCCTCGTTTGGGGTTACTGAACTCTGTGAAAACGATAGCGTGGCCAGCGTGTTCGAACGGGCAGACAAGGCGCTGTATCAGGCTAAGGAGGCCGGACGCAACCAGGTGTGTGTGGCTACTGGCTAA
- a CDS encoding zinc ABC transporter substrate-binding protein — MWRYLPVVFCTLAIGFGSSARAAQEPVVLASIKPLQLLAAAIMEGGDEPGLLVPVGASPHDYSLRPSDLKRVKTAGVLFWVGPALEPYLQKLASQLPAGAIEQHFLEAGEGEASAHGHGHDEAHHHGEADLHLWLDPDQGRRIARTMAAVLATRDSANAERYQRNLERFEARLDAVIERNRLRLSLPAERHLFVFHDAYQGLESFYGVKIEGAVTLSPEMQPGTRHLLQLRQRLQQAGPSCLLTEPQFPSAMVKRLTEGLDIRLGEIDPLAGNVPAGPEGYLQHQLQLVERIADCTRPTTQ, encoded by the coding sequence ATGTGGCGATATCTCCCTGTAGTGTTCTGCACCCTGGCCATCGGCTTTGGAAGCTCCGCACGGGCGGCGCAGGAGCCGGTCGTGCTGGCTTCGATCAAACCCTTACAGTTGTTGGCGGCAGCGATCATGGAGGGGGGCGACGAGCCAGGCCTGTTGGTGCCGGTGGGGGCCTCTCCCCACGACTACAGCCTGCGCCCTTCTGACCTCAAGCGAGTGAAAACAGCCGGAGTGCTGTTTTGGGTTGGGCCGGCACTGGAGCCCTATCTGCAAAAGCTGGCTTCCCAGCTGCCGGCGGGTGCCATCGAGCAGCACTTCCTCGAGGCTGGGGAGGGAGAAGCGTCGGCTCATGGCCATGGCCACGATGAGGCCCACCACCACGGGGAAGCGGACCTGCATCTGTGGCTGGATCCGGATCAGGGAAGGCGGATCGCGCGTACCATGGCCGCGGTACTGGCTACCCGGGATTCTGCCAATGCCGAACGTTACCAGCGCAACCTGGAGCGTTTTGAAGCCCGACTAGATGCGGTGATCGAACGCAACCGCCTGCGACTGTCGCTGCCTGCTGAGCGCCACTTGTTTGTATTTCACGATGCCTACCAGGGGCTGGAATCCTTTTACGGAGTGAAGATCGAGGGGGCGGTTACCCTGAGCCCTGAGATGCAGCCTGGTACCCGCCATCTGCTGCAGCTGCGTCAGCGCCTGCAGCAGGCCGGCCCCAGCTGCCTGCTGACGGAGCCGCAGTTCCCGTCAGCCATGGTGAAGCGCCTGACAGAGGGGCTGGATATTCGGCTGGGTGAGATCGATCCGCTGGCAGGAAATGTCCCTGCGGGGCCCGAAGGGTACCTTCAGCACCAGTTGCAGCTGGTCGAGCGGATTGCGGACTGTACCCGCCCTACCACTCAATAA
- a CDS encoding DUF4136 domain-containing protein yields the protein MNPLRLLLLLLGVTLLGCSQQPSPPSTNARWALMPLTNHSQDEEAAARAEPLVAAQLHALGITHLQQMPATETEGSTPQLHQAHRQQQARQWQAQHPVDLLVTGEINQWTIDSQGVPRVELGLELIRQTDQAPLWQTAIAAAGRQGESLEQLAQRLITQAMASLPLSQ from the coding sequence GTGAACCCTTTGCGCCTCCTGTTGCTGCTGCTGGGAGTGACCCTGCTCGGTTGCAGCCAACAGCCCAGCCCGCCGTCAACAAACGCCCGCTGGGCGCTGATGCCGCTCACCAACCATAGCCAGGATGAGGAGGCCGCGGCGCGCGCCGAGCCGCTCGTCGCCGCTCAGCTGCACGCATTGGGGATAACCCATCTGCAACAGATGCCCGCCACCGAGACCGAGGGGTCAACGCCACAACTGCACCAGGCCCACCGCCAGCAGCAAGCTCGCCAGTGGCAGGCGCAGCATCCGGTCGACCTGCTTGTAACGGGTGAGATAAACCAGTGGACCATCGACAGTCAGGGGGTTCCCCGGGTCGAGCTCGGTCTCGAGCTGATCCGCCAGACTGACCAGGCCCCGCTCTGGCAGACCGCCATTGCCGCCGCTGGCCGCCAAGGGGAGTCCCTGGAGCAGCTTGCCCAGCGTTTGATCACCCAGGCGATGGCCTCCCTGCCCCTTAGCCAGTAG
- a CDS encoding c-type cytochrome, with product MKKVIVSLMLTLGVSTGAQAAGDATAGQAKAALCGACHGANGVSAAPNFPNLAAQGERYLVKQMNDIKSGERTVVEMTGMLNALSEQDFEDIAAYYASKPAATGAADPKLVQLGESIYRGGNSEKGIPACNACHSPTGKGNAQAGFPALSGQKSAYTAKQLRAFREGERTNDGDTRIMRDIAEKLSNKEVDALASFIEGLR from the coding sequence ATGAAAAAAGTGATTGTAAGTCTGATGTTGACCTTGGGGGTCTCTACTGGTGCACAGGCCGCGGGTGATGCCACCGCTGGTCAGGCAAAAGCGGCGCTTTGCGGCGCCTGCCACGGGGCAAACGGTGTGAGCGCGGCTCCCAACTTCCCGAATCTGGCTGCTCAGGGTGAGCGCTACCTGGTAAAACAGATGAACGACATCAAATCCGGTGAGCGCACTGTGGTTGAGATGACCGGCATGCTGAATGCCCTCTCCGAGCAGGATTTCGAAGATATCGCCGCCTACTATGCCAGCAAGCCGGCCGCCACCGGTGCCGCCGATCCCAAGCTGGTTCAGCTGGGCGAGTCCATTTACCGTGGTGGTAACTCTGAAAAGGGGATTCCGGCCTGCAACGCTTGCCACTCCCCCACCGGTAAGGGTAACGCCCAGGCCGGCTTCCCGGCTCTGAGCGGCCAGAAGTCTGCCTACACTGCCAAGCAGTTGCGCGCCTTCCGTGAGGGTGAGCGCACCAACGACGGTGACACTCGCATCATGCGTGATATTGCCGAGAAGCTGAGCAACAAAGAGGTCGACGCCCTCGCCAGCTTTATTGAAGGCTTGCGTTAA
- the polA gene encoding DNA polymerase I has product MTKETTPAPLVLVDGSSYLFRAFHALPPLHNSKGLPTGAIKGVISMLRRLRADYPGSHLAVVFDAKGPTFRSELYAEYKAHRPPMPDDLRVQIEPIHQIIRALGLPLLAVEGVEADDVIGTLAAQATEAGVDTVISTGDKDMAQLVNQHISLVNTMTDTRMDVEGVREKFGIGPELIIDYLALMGDSVDNIPGVPGVGQKTALALLQGLGSLEQIYANLERIPELGFRGAKSLPAKMAENEELARLSYQLATIKCDVDLDLGIDALVVADPDNEQLLALYRELEFRGWVEELENSGAGGEPAPAAPQLEVDYQLVTEREPFLAWLKRLQQASLFAFDTETTSLDYMQADIVGVSFAIEPGEAAYVPLAHRYLGCPEQLDRDWVLAQLKPLLEDPDRPKVGQNLKYDMSVLARAGIELRGIAHDTMLQSYVLDSVANRHDMDTLASTHLGITTITYEEVAGKGAKQKGFDEVELDVAGPYAAEDADITLRLHRTLWPRLEAETRLATLYQDIELPLLSALSRTERRGALIDPWLLQQQSEEIGRRLDELETEAWELAGEKFNLGSPKQLQQIFFEKLGLPVIKKTPKGQPSTAEPILQELALDYPLPKVIMEHRGLSKLKSTYTDKLPQQVDPTTGRVHTSYHQAVTATGRLSSSDPNLQNIPVRSEEGRRIRQAFVAAKGYRLLAADYSQIELRIMAHLSGDKGLITAFSEGRDVHRATAAEVFGIPLEAVTNEQRRSAKAINFGLIYGMSAFGLAKQLGVSRKSAQEYIDLYFERYPGVLAYMERTREQAREQGYVETLMGRRLYLPEINSRNGMRRQAAERTAINAPMQGTAADIIKKAMIDVDRWLQESGLDAAIIMQVHDELVLEVAEAEVEGVREQLTQIMGASAELDVELLVEVGEGANWEEAH; this is encoded by the coding sequence ATGACGAAAGAAACTACCCCCGCACCCCTGGTGCTGGTCGATGGCTCCTCCTACCTGTTCAGGGCGTTCCATGCCCTGCCCCCCCTCCATAACTCGAAGGGGTTGCCCACGGGAGCAATCAAGGGGGTCATCAGTATGCTGCGGAGGTTGCGGGCCGATTACCCCGGCAGCCACCTGGCGGTGGTGTTTGATGCCAAGGGGCCAACTTTTCGCAGTGAACTCTATGCCGAGTATAAGGCGCACCGCCCACCGATGCCGGACGACTTGAGGGTCCAGATCGAGCCGATTCACCAGATCATCCGCGCACTGGGTCTTCCGCTGCTTGCGGTCGAGGGGGTTGAAGCCGACGATGTGATCGGCACCCTCGCGGCGCAGGCCACTGAGGCTGGCGTCGATACGGTGATCTCCACCGGCGATAAGGATATGGCGCAGTTGGTCAACCAACACATCAGCCTGGTCAATACCATGACCGATACCCGTATGGACGTCGAGGGGGTGAGGGAGAAGTTTGGTATAGGGCCGGAGCTAATCATCGACTACCTGGCCCTGATGGGGGACAGTGTCGACAACATTCCCGGGGTACCCGGGGTGGGCCAGAAGACCGCCCTTGCGCTGCTCCAGGGGCTGGGTAGCCTGGAACAGATCTACGCCAATCTTGAGCGCATTCCCGAGCTGGGTTTCAGGGGCGCCAAGAGCCTGCCCGCCAAAATGGCGGAGAACGAAGAGCTGGCCCGCCTCTCCTACCAGCTGGCGACCATCAAGTGCGATGTGGATCTGGATCTGGGTATCGACGCCCTGGTGGTTGCCGACCCCGATAATGAGCAGTTGCTGGCGCTCTACCGGGAGCTTGAGTTCCGCGGCTGGGTTGAGGAGCTGGAAAACAGCGGTGCCGGCGGCGAACCCGCCCCCGCCGCGCCCCAGCTTGAAGTGGATTACCAGCTGGTCACCGAGCGGGAGCCCTTTCTGGCCTGGCTCAAAAGGCTCCAGCAGGCGTCGCTCTTTGCGTTCGATACCGAAACTACCAGCCTCGACTATATGCAGGCCGACATTGTCGGCGTCTCCTTCGCCATTGAGCCCGGTGAGGCGGCCTACGTCCCCCTTGCCCACCGCTACCTGGGGTGCCCGGAGCAGCTGGATCGGGACTGGGTGCTGGCGCAGCTCAAGCCGCTGCTGGAGGATCCGGACCGGCCCAAGGTGGGACAGAACCTGAAGTACGACATGAGCGTGCTGGCCCGAGCGGGTATCGAGCTTAGGGGCATCGCCCACGACACCATGCTGCAATCCTATGTGCTGGACTCGGTGGCCAACCGCCACGACATGGATACCCTCGCCAGTACCCACCTGGGCATTACCACCATCACCTATGAGGAGGTGGCGGGCAAGGGGGCCAAACAGAAGGGGTTTGATGAGGTTGAGCTGGATGTGGCGGGACCCTATGCGGCCGAAGACGCCGATATCACCCTGCGCCTCCATCGCACGCTCTGGCCCCGACTGGAGGCGGAGACCAGGCTGGCGACGCTCTACCAGGATATCGAGCTGCCGCTGCTGTCGGCGCTGTCGCGCACCGAGCGGCGCGGTGCGCTGATCGACCCCTGGTTGCTGCAGCAGCAAAGCGAGGAGATCGGACGGCGGCTGGATGAGCTGGAGACCGAGGCCTGGGAGCTTGCCGGGGAGAAGTTCAACCTGGGCTCCCCCAAGCAGCTGCAGCAGATCTTCTTCGAAAAGCTGGGCCTGCCGGTGATTAAAAAGACACCCAAGGGGCAGCCCTCTACCGCCGAGCCCATCCTGCAGGAGCTGGCACTGGACTATCCCCTGCCGAAGGTGATTATGGAGCACCGCGGGCTCTCCAAGCTGAAATCGACCTACACCGACAAGCTGCCCCAGCAGGTGGACCCGACCACCGGCCGGGTCCACACCTCCTACCACCAGGCGGTGACCGCCACCGGGCGCCTCTCCTCCTCGGACCCCAACCTGCAAAATATCCCGGTACGCAGCGAGGAGGGCCGGCGTATCCGCCAGGCCTTTGTGGCGGCCAAGGGCTACCGTTTGCTGGCGGCGGACTATTCGCAGATCGAGCTGCGCATCATGGCACACCTGTCGGGGGACAAGGGGTTGATCACCGCCTTCAGCGAGGGGCGCGATGTGCACCGGGCGACCGCGGCCGAAGTGTTTGGTATTCCCCTTGAAGCGGTGACCAACGAGCAGCGCCGCAGCGCCAAGGCGATCAACTTCGGCCTGATCTACGGGATGTCGGCCTTTGGCCTGGCCAAGCAGCTGGGGGTTTCACGCAAGTCGGCCCAGGAGTATATCGACCTCTACTTCGAGCGCTATCCGGGGGTGCTGGCCTATATGGAGCGCACCCGTGAACAGGCCCGTGAGCAGGGCTATGTCGAGACCCTGATGGGTCGCCGGCTCTACCTGCCGGAGATCAACTCACGCAACGGCATGCGCCGCCAGGCGGCGGAGCGCACCGCCATCAATGCTCCCATGCAGGGTACGGCCGCAGATATCATCAAGAAGGCGATGATCGATGTGGACCGCTGGCTGCAGGAGAGTGGGCTGGATGCCGCGATCATCATGCAGGTCCACGATGAACTGGTGCTGGAGGTGGCGGAAGCGGAGGTAGAGGGCGTGCGGGAGCAGCTGACCCAAATCATGGGGGCTTCCGCCGAACTGGATGTGGAGCTGCTGGTGGAGGTGGGAGAAGGTGCCAACTGGGAGGAGGCGCACTAG